Proteins encoded by one window of Aphidius gifuensis isolate YNYX2018 linkage group LG2, ASM1490517v1, whole genome shotgun sequence:
- the LOC122848063 gene encoding protein FAM13A isoform X1, protein MGMKRVQQQDSLQENQQNKNQIPQQISTSTSTSSTSTNTIIIRGQKNNEKDESKFSRVKRVLTGSLLLGRGNRENIKRFFGVNIEDVESYNDTGIPYVVYRLCNYIENNAFNNPTLFRLSGGNPRLTEKLRNSFERRGDADLEGAACPSTAATLLRQYFKELPQPLVPSSMVARLVHIHSQEFENNHEAWIELTNQLLQSLPTCHYKLLSYLIIYLSKYESRHGRECGVCGVFAPVVLPHVPPATTLLRDILNETSRLFKTPNSIFRDSSDNSTSLITITKDNNKDILFALKPRKRKDNNCENCCQENKLIRSNSEERILVNSTKESNKSIRRVSSHEDFKTYRRLHILQSIGQEMGHGVRCGGLPLHERSTNISPVPPPAAAVTQAALPSPCHQIITTERQEFDVENLRCTERFSRSIIPRGRRQARRRKIKLCQNNNNNNNDDDDQSKENDNNNKTDESFYFESSSKNNQSTTAAAAAASATSQSFLEMLNSGPSRSPSPARALARASDEDPNDPEITNWHYQHLTNENLNIINNEEKNNENSTYHINTTLSPRNSQLLSTRRFYNDENDNYEDDDDDSELFNLTTIPPLPLLPPPPPPPPSQIIKKITTTTTTDIELKNLTKKINGLKKKIKKYEEQFEEMNGYRPSHSDKMNNRDIKKLLVELNKLRKEHKLLKEDSINTNIFHNNNNKINKIDNLSLQCKLKNNNNNNNNGSEKSNALLMEEMVKDMEKKLTDKRLKLNRNKNIEEYNYDELLDEKTSLQKALLQIESIFGRAVSKEDRIVVRPLYDRYRTLKRLLIRASSSKHKDSISELATILEHEAMDFTSSSSSSLVINDENKQQQQQVTLNDCIDSSSLFTTDSDSQQSSSEESRGIAAVVVTSGTSEILHSMPYDDLIAQKIIIREEKKRLRRSLKEFEMEFELKTGRKMQKDDRGKQIQIIYESYKQTKGKLRLIEALIAKNG, encoded by the exons ATGGGAATGAAACGAGTCCAGCAACAGGATTCTCTTCAAGagaatcaacaaaataaaaatcagatTCCACAACAaatatcaacatcaacatcaacatcatctaCATCgacaaatacaataataatacgtggacaaaaaaacaatgaaaaa gatgaatcaaaattttcaagagTTAAACGTGTTTTAACTGGTTCATTACTACTTGGTCGTGGTAatcgtgaaaatataaaacgtTTTTTTGGTGTTAATATTGAAGATGTTGAATCGTACAATGACACTGGTATACCATATGTCGTATATAGACTGtgtaattatattgaaaataatgcatTTAATAATCCAACATTGTTTCGATTATCTGGTGGTAATCCAAGATTAACTGAAAAATTACGTAATTCATTTGAAAGACGTGGTGATGCTGATCTTGAGGGTGCTGCTTGTCcatcaacagcagcaacatTATTACgacaatattttaaagaattaCCACAACCACTTGTACCATCATCAATGGTTGCACGACTTGTACATATTCATTCTC aagaatttgaaaataatcatgaaGCATGGATAGAATTGACAAATCAATTGCTACAAAGTTTGCCAACAtgtcattataaattattgagttatttaataatttatttgagcaAATATGAATCACGTCATGGACGAGAATGTGGTGTTTGTGGTGTATTTGCACCAGTTGTATTACCCCATGTACCACCAGCAACAACACTTCTCCGAGATATTCTCAATGAAACATCCAGACTATTTAAAACACCAAATTCCAt tttcagAGATTCGAGCGACAATTCTACTAGCCTAATAACAATTACCaaggataataataaagatatacTTTTCGCGCTGAAACCGCGTAAaagaaaagataataattgtgaaaattgttgtcaagaaaataaattgataagaaGTAATAGTGAAGAAAGAATTTTAGTTAATTCAACTAaagaatcaaataaatcaataagaaGAGTAAGCAGCCACGAGGATTTTAAAACTTATCGTCGTTTACATATTTTACAATCAATTGGCCAAGAGATGGGTCACGGAGTT CGTTGTGGAGGTCTACCTCTTCATGAACGATCAACAAATATTTCACCAGTACCACCACCAGCAGCAGCAGTAACACAAGCAGCTTTACCATCACCAtgtcatcaaataataacaacagaACGTCAAGAATttgatgttgaaaatttacgtTGTACTGAAAGATTTAGTCGAAGTATAATACCACGTGGACGTCGTCAAGCACgtagaagaaaaattaaactttgtcaaaataataataataataataatgatgatgatgatcaaagtaaagaaaatgataataataataaaactgatgaatcattttatttcgaatcatcatcaaaaaataatcaatcaacaacagcagcagcagcagcagcatcaGCAACTAGTCAAAGTTTTTTAGAAATGTTAAATAGTGGACCCAGTAGATCACCATCACCAGCTCGTGCACTTGCTCGAGCAAGTGATGAAGATCCAAATGATCCAGAAATAACAAATTGGCATTATCAACATCTtaccaatgaaaatttaaatattattaataatgaagaaaaaaacaatgaaaattcaacaTATCATATTAATACAACATTATCACCAAGAAATTCTCAATTACTTTCAACAAGAAGattttataatgatgaaaatgacaATTACGAAGACGACGATGATGATtcagaattatttaatttaacaacaataccaccattaccattactaccaccaccaccaccaccaccaccatcacaaataattaaaaaaattacaacaacaacaacaacagatattgagttgaaaaatttaacaaaaaaaataaatggcttaaagaaaaaaataaaaaaatatgaagaacAATTTGAAGAAATGAATGGCTATCGTCCAAGTCATTcagataaaatgaataatcgtgatattaaaaaattacttgttgaattaaataaattacgtaaagaacataaattattaaaagaagattcaataaatacaaatatatttcataataataataataaaataaataaaattgataatttatcattacaatgtaaattaaaaaataataataataataataataatggtagtGAAAAATCAAATGCATTATTGATGGAAGAAATGGTTAAagatatggaaaaaaaattaacagataaacgcttaaaattaaatagaaataaaaatattgaagaatataattatgatgaattattagatgaaaaaacatCATTACAAAAAGCATTATTACAAATTGAGAGTATTTTTGGTAGAGCAGTATCAAAAGAAGATCGTATTGTTGTTCGTCCACTTTATGATAGATATAGAACATtaaaaagattattaattCGTGCTAGTTCAAGTAAACACAAAGATAGTATATCTGAATTGGCAACAATACTTGAACATGAGGCAATGGAttttacatcatcatcatcatcatcattagtaataaatgatgaaaataaacaacaacaacaacaagttaCCCTAAATGATTGtattgattcatcatcattatttacaaCAGATAGTGATAGTCAACAGAGTAGTAGTGAAGAAAGTCGTGGtattgctgctgttgttgttactAGTGGAACAAGTGAAATTTTACACTCAATGCcatatgatgatttaattgcacaaaaaattataataagagaagaaaaaaaacgtttaAGAAGATCATTAAAAGAATTTGAAATGGAATTTGAGCTAAAAACTGGTAGAAAAATGCAAAAAGATGACAGAGgtaaacaaatacaaattatttatgaatcttataaacaaacaaaggGTAAATTACGTTTAATTGAAGCATTGATTGCTAAAAATGGTTGA
- the LOC122848063 gene encoding protein FAM13A isoform X2: MGMKRVQQQDSLQENQQNKNQIPQQISTSTSTSSTSTNTIIIRGQKNNEKDESKFSRVKRVLTGSLLLGRGNRENIKRFFGVNIEDVESYNDTGIPYVVYRLCNYIENNAFNNPTLFRLSGGNPRLTEKLRNSFERRGDADLEGAACPSTAATLLRQYFKELPQPLVPSSMVARLVHIHSQFENNHEAWIELTNQLLQSLPTCHYKLLSYLIIYLSKYESRHGRECGVCGVFAPVVLPHVPPATTLLRDILNETSRLFKTPNSIFRDSSDNSTSLITITKDNNKDILFALKPRKRKDNNCENCCQENKLIRSNSEERILVNSTKESNKSIRRVSSHEDFKTYRRLHILQSIGQEMGHGVRCGGLPLHERSTNISPVPPPAAAVTQAALPSPCHQIITTERQEFDVENLRCTERFSRSIIPRGRRQARRRKIKLCQNNNNNNNDDDDQSKENDNNNKTDESFYFESSSKNNQSTTAAAAAASATSQSFLEMLNSGPSRSPSPARALARASDEDPNDPEITNWHYQHLTNENLNIINNEEKNNENSTYHINTTLSPRNSQLLSTRRFYNDENDNYEDDDDDSELFNLTTIPPLPLLPPPPPPPPSQIIKKITTTTTTDIELKNLTKKINGLKKKIKKYEEQFEEMNGYRPSHSDKMNNRDIKKLLVELNKLRKEHKLLKEDSINTNIFHNNNNKINKIDNLSLQCKLKNNNNNNNNGSEKSNALLMEEMVKDMEKKLTDKRLKLNRNKNIEEYNYDELLDEKTSLQKALLQIESIFGRAVSKEDRIVVRPLYDRYRTLKRLLIRASSSKHKDSISELATILEHEAMDFTSSSSSSLVINDENKQQQQQVTLNDCIDSSSLFTTDSDSQQSSSEESRGIAAVVVTSGTSEILHSMPYDDLIAQKIIIREEKKRLRRSLKEFEMEFELKTGRKMQKDDRGKQIQIIYESYKQTKGKLRLIEALIAKNG; encoded by the exons ATGGGAATGAAACGAGTCCAGCAACAGGATTCTCTTCAAGagaatcaacaaaataaaaatcagatTCCACAACAaatatcaacatcaacatcaacatcatctaCATCgacaaatacaataataatacgtggacaaaaaaacaatgaaaaa gatgaatcaaaattttcaagagTTAAACGTGTTTTAACTGGTTCATTACTACTTGGTCGTGGTAatcgtgaaaatataaaacgtTTTTTTGGTGTTAATATTGAAGATGTTGAATCGTACAATGACACTGGTATACCATATGTCGTATATAGACTGtgtaattatattgaaaataatgcatTTAATAATCCAACATTGTTTCGATTATCTGGTGGTAATCCAAGATTAACTGAAAAATTACGTAATTCATTTGAAAGACGTGGTGATGCTGATCTTGAGGGTGCTGCTTGTCcatcaacagcagcaacatTATTACgacaatattttaaagaattaCCACAACCACTTGTACCATCATCAATGGTTGCACGACTTGTACATATTCATTCTC aatttgaaaataatcatgaaGCATGGATAGAATTGACAAATCAATTGCTACAAAGTTTGCCAACAtgtcattataaattattgagttatttaataatttatttgagcaAATATGAATCACGTCATGGACGAGAATGTGGTGTTTGTGGTGTATTTGCACCAGTTGTATTACCCCATGTACCACCAGCAACAACACTTCTCCGAGATATTCTCAATGAAACATCCAGACTATTTAAAACACCAAATTCCAt tttcagAGATTCGAGCGACAATTCTACTAGCCTAATAACAATTACCaaggataataataaagatatacTTTTCGCGCTGAAACCGCGTAAaagaaaagataataattgtgaaaattgttgtcaagaaaataaattgataagaaGTAATAGTGAAGAAAGAATTTTAGTTAATTCAACTAaagaatcaaataaatcaataagaaGAGTAAGCAGCCACGAGGATTTTAAAACTTATCGTCGTTTACATATTTTACAATCAATTGGCCAAGAGATGGGTCACGGAGTT CGTTGTGGAGGTCTACCTCTTCATGAACGATCAACAAATATTTCACCAGTACCACCACCAGCAGCAGCAGTAACACAAGCAGCTTTACCATCACCAtgtcatcaaataataacaacagaACGTCAAGAATttgatgttgaaaatttacgtTGTACTGAAAGATTTAGTCGAAGTATAATACCACGTGGACGTCGTCAAGCACgtagaagaaaaattaaactttgtcaaaataataataataataataatgatgatgatgatcaaagtaaagaaaatgataataataataaaactgatgaatcattttatttcgaatcatcatcaaaaaataatcaatcaacaacagcagcagcagcagcagcatcaGCAACTAGTCAAAGTTTTTTAGAAATGTTAAATAGTGGACCCAGTAGATCACCATCACCAGCTCGTGCACTTGCTCGAGCAAGTGATGAAGATCCAAATGATCCAGAAATAACAAATTGGCATTATCAACATCTtaccaatgaaaatttaaatattattaataatgaagaaaaaaacaatgaaaattcaacaTATCATATTAATACAACATTATCACCAAGAAATTCTCAATTACTTTCAACAAGAAGattttataatgatgaaaatgacaATTACGAAGACGACGATGATGATtcagaattatttaatttaacaacaataccaccattaccattactaccaccaccaccaccaccaccaccatcacaaataattaaaaaaattacaacaacaacaacaacagatattgagttgaaaaatttaacaaaaaaaataaatggcttaaagaaaaaaataaaaaaatatgaagaacAATTTGAAGAAATGAATGGCTATCGTCCAAGTCATTcagataaaatgaataatcgtgatattaaaaaattacttgttgaattaaataaattacgtaaagaacataaattattaaaagaagattcaataaatacaaatatatttcataataataataataaaataaataaaattgataatttatcattacaatgtaaattaaaaaataataataataataataataatggtagtGAAAAATCAAATGCATTATTGATGGAAGAAATGGTTAAagatatggaaaaaaaattaacagataaacgcttaaaattaaatagaaataaaaatattgaagaatataattatgatgaattattagatgaaaaaacatCATTACAAAAAGCATTATTACAAATTGAGAGTATTTTTGGTAGAGCAGTATCAAAAGAAGATCGTATTGTTGTTCGTCCACTTTATGATAGATATAGAACATtaaaaagattattaattCGTGCTAGTTCAAGTAAACACAAAGATAGTATATCTGAATTGGCAACAATACTTGAACATGAGGCAATGGAttttacatcatcatcatcatcatcattagtaataaatgatgaaaataaacaacaacaacaacaagttaCCCTAAATGATTGtattgattcatcatcattatttacaaCAGATAGTGATAGTCAACAGAGTAGTAGTGAAGAAAGTCGTGGtattgctgctgttgttgttactAGTGGAACAAGTGAAATTTTACACTCAATGCcatatgatgatttaattgcacaaaaaattataataagagaagaaaaaaaacgtttaAGAAGATCATTAAAAGAATTTGAAATGGAATTTGAGCTAAAAACTGGTAGAAAAATGCAAAAAGATGACAGAGgtaaacaaatacaaattatttatgaatcttataaacaaacaaaggGTAAATTACGTTTAATTGAAGCATTGATTGCTAAAAATGGTTGA